Proteins encoded by one window of Amaranthus tricolor cultivar Red isolate AtriRed21 chromosome 4, ASM2621246v1, whole genome shotgun sequence:
- the LOC130811360 gene encoding protein REVEILLE 5, with protein MVSVNPNPTQSGEFHLDFASGMPLPGVNSLPPVSSPVSVGGVGVPPMDDHCKKVRKPYTITKSRESWTEQEHDKFLEALQLFDRDWKKIEAFVGSKTVIQIRSHAQKYFLKVQKSGSKERVPPPRPKRKAAHPYPQKASKIAATINQPTGQYQSQPVRVLEPGYVYHHDPSSALSNQSVSAPTSSWTCGSMPAANSLNLRRDDAALAMPSVAPNVCCTSSNESGSTWPTAGTIGRTDHAKRIKVMPDFAQVYNFIGSVFDPNSSDHLQKLKTMDPINVETALLLMRNLSVNLLSPEFEEHRKLFSSYDAESGKARLCSPLLPAPDNSKTAIPAVY; from the exons ATGGTGTCGGTGAATCCAAACCCTACACAATCGGGAGAATTTCATTTGGATTTTGCATCTGGTATGCCACTTCCTGGAGTCAACTCTCTTCCTCCGGTTAGTTCTCCGGTTTCCGTTGGTGGAGTTGGTGTTCCACCGATGGATGATCATTGTAAGAAAGTGAGGAAGCCGTATACGATCACTAAGTCTAGAGAAAGCTGGACTGAGCAAGAACACGACAAGTTTCTAGAAGCTCTTCAATT ATTTGATCGTGATTGGAAGAAGATTGAAGCATTTGTTGGTTCCAAGACAGTTATTCAG ATACGTAGTCATGCTCAGAAGTACTTCCTCAAGGTACAGAAGAGTGGCTCTAAAGAGCGAGTACCTCCTCCTCGACCGAAGAGGAAAGCAGCTCATCCATACCCTCAAAAGGCCTCTAAGATTG CTGCCACTATTAATCAACCCACTGGGCAGTATCAGAGTCAACCTGTTAGAGTTTTGGAGCCTGGGTATGTTTACCACCATGATCCGTCATCAGCTCTCAGTAATCAAAGTGTCAGTGCACCAACTTCATCCTGGACGTGTGGGTCCATGCCAGCTGCCAATTCATTGAACTTGAGAAGAG ATGATGCGGCACTGGCAATGCCTTCTGTGGCTCCTAATGTTTGCTGCACAAGTAGCAATGAAAGCGGAAGTACCTGGCCAACAGCTGGGACTATTGGCCGTACAGACCATGCGAAGCGCATTAAAG TTATGCCAGATTTTGCTCAAGTATACAATTTTATTGGAAGCGTCTTTGACCCCAATTCGAGCGATCACCTGCAGAAGTTAAAGACAATGGACCCAATAAATGTTGAAACT GCATTGTTATTGATGAGAAATCTATCAGTCAATCTGCTAAGCCCTGAATTTGAGGAACAT AGAAAACTATTTTCATCATACGATGCGGAGTCGGGTAAAGCTAGATTGTGCAGTCCGCTCTTGCCAGCTCCGGATAACTCGAAAACCGCAATTCCTGCTGTTTATTGA
- the LOC130811361 gene encoding C-terminal binding protein AN — MDSYQSYEESPSTTLTITNPKVYRVMNNGSTASPKSPPSIWLEIRLFYVRITPCDIDDVPDYLILKQIREQLGVCLEINGTRVPASETASYTLRRDRIDRETSEVTYVSTDNVRISGGVEFEVYEKENLILCGSLGRFENEWSMDVFHGGSMHKCDSAFFQPKLGISSPSIEVYVAGRWMDAPVILTKMINLSPRRKSPRYSTLDAIPEVSDEIEKDFKIIDANGLRQRKLQLTGSEDEYDAEGKLMHNWYPEEVYEGEDGQLTWFNAGVRVGVGIGLGMCLGIGIGVGLLMRSYQTTARNFRRRTNLRGSPKSSPQHKPKSPIPLVVTLNCVEDNSLEQDSLSGIAIVEHVGLSRLADGRIESAAAVLLHSLAFLPRAAQRRLRPWQLVLCLGSADRAVDSALAADLGLRLVHVDVSRSEEIADTVMALVLGLLRRTHLLSRHSLSSSGWLGSVQPLCRGMRRCRGLVLGIVGRSASAKSLATRSLSFKMNVLYFDVSQGQASRSLTFPPAARRMETLNDLLAASDVISLHCALTDETVQIINAECLQHIKPGAYLVNTGSSQLLDDCAVKQLLIDGTLAGCALDGAEGPQWMEAWVREMPNVLVLPRSADYSEDVWLEIREKAISILQSYFLDGAVPSNAVSDDEDEESEITFENEQFDKPDRERMIQSPIVEQPTIDNFMVPESSHRTSSVQVDSPSQHQVSAMSPNSSSRSETKHSRSSKKAKKRHARQKSQLKSEDILEKESISQQEDDTAMSGTEQAHSSGSRCASPEDSRSRKTSIELVQDSPSDIFQKSGKNANKKSEDLLKDGCIIALHARDSSMLHVSRQRVKGGGWFLDTMRNVTRRDPAAQFLVVFGSKDTIGLRSLAAGGKLLQINRRMEFVFASHSFDVWESWSLEGPLEDCRLVNCRNTQAVLDVRIEVLATVADDGVLRWLE; from the exons ATGGATTCTTATCAATCGTACGAGGAATCACCATCAACAACTCTCACAATTACAAATCCAAAAGTATATCGTGTGATGAACAACGGATCAACCGCTTCACCTAAATCGCCACCGTCAATTTGGCTCGAAATCAGACTCTTTTACGTTCGTATAACACCATGCGATATAGACGATGTACCAGATTATTTGATTCTTAAACAAATTCGTGAACAACTTGGAGTTTGTCTTGAAATCAATGGCACACGTGTGCCGGCTTCTGAAACGGCGTCGTATACACTACGTAGAGATCGTATTGATAGAGAAACATCCGAGGTTACTTACGTTAGCACCGACAATGTCAGGATCTCTGGTGGTGTGGAGTTTGAAGTTTACGAGAAGGAGAATTTGATTCTTTGTGGTTCTTTAGGAAGGTTCGAGAATGAATGGAGTATGGATGTGTTTCATGGAGGCTCGATGCATAAATGTGATTCGGCGTTTTTTCAGCCGAAATTGGGAATTTCTTCGCCGTCAATTGAGGTTTATGTTGCTGGAAGATGGATGGATGCGCCGGTGATTTTGACGAAGATGATTAATCTTAGTCCGAGGAGGAAATCTCCGAGATACAGTACTTTGGATGCGATTCCTGAGGTTTCTGATGAGATcgagaaggattttaaaatcattGATGCTAATGGTTTGCGACAACGGAAATTGCAG CTCACTGGAAGTGAAGATGAGTATGACGCAGAAGGAAAGTTGATGCACAATTGGTATCCAGAAGAGGTTTATGAGGGGGAAGATGGCCAACTGACTTGGTTCAATGCTGGAGTAAGAGTTGGTGTTGGTATCGGCCTAGGTATGTGTTTAGGAATTGGTATTGGTGTTGGACTACTAATGCGATCTTATCAAACCACCGCACGAAACTTTAGGAGGAG GACAAACCTTAgaggca GTCCCAAATCATCACCCCAACACAAGCCCAAATCACCAATCCCATTAGTCGTAACCctaaattgtgttgaagacaATTCTTTAGAACAAGATTCCCTTTCTGGAATCGCCATTGTTGAACATGTCGGCTTAAGCCGATTAGCCGATGGAAGAATTGAGTCTGCCGCTGCTGTTCTTCTTCACTCACTTGCTTTTCTACCACGAGCTGCTCAACGCCGTCTTCGTCCATGGCAGCTTGTGCTTTGTCTTGGCTCGGCTGATCGTGCTGTTGACTCTGCATTAGCTGCCGATCTAGGGTTACGGCTTGTTCATGTTGATGTTTCTAGATCGGAGGAGATTGCTGATACTGTAATGGCGCTTGTTCTTGGTTTGTTACGACGGACTCATTTGCTGTCAAGGCACTCATTGTCGTCGTCGGGATGGTTAGGTTCGGTGCAACCACTTTGTCGTGGGATGAGACGGTGTCGAGGGTTAGTGCTTGGGATTGTTGGGAGATCTGCTTCTGCTAAGTCTTTGGCTACTAGGAGTTTGTCTTTTAAGATGAATGTGCTTTATTTTGATGTTTCTCag GGGCAAGCAAGCCGATCTTTAACATTCCCCCCTGCTGCCAGGAGAATGGAGACGTTGAACGATTTGTTGGCTGCAAGTGATGTAATCTCTCTTCATTGTGCTTTGACTGATGAGACTGTTCAGATTATCAATGCTGAATGCCTGCAGCATATAAAGCCAG GGGCATATTTGGTGAATACTGGAAGCAGTCAGCTTTTGGATGATTGTGCTGTTAAGCAGCTATTGATTGATGGAACCCTTGCTGGTTGTGCGCTTGATGGTGCTGAAGGACCACAGTGGATGGAAGCCTGG GTCAGGGAGATGCCTAATGTGTTGGTACTTCCACGAAGTGCAGATTATAGCGAAGACGTATGGCTGGAGATAAGGGAGAAAGCAATCTCTATATTGCAAAGCTACTTCCTTGATGGAGCTGTTCCAAGTAATGCTGTCTCCGACGATGAGGATGAGGAAAGTGAAATAACCTTTGAAAATGAACAATTTGATAAACCAGACAGAGAAAGGATGATACAGAGTCCAATTGTTGAGCAACCGACAATTGATAACTTCATGGTTCCAGAAAGTTCCCATAGGACATCTTCTGTACAAGTAGACTCACCAAGCCAACATCAGGTTTCAGCTATGTCTCCAAATAGCTCTTCTCGATCTGAAACAAAGCATAGTAGATCAAGTAAGAAGGCTAAAAAAAGGCATGCTCGCCAAAAGTCTCAACTCAAGTCTGAGGATATCTTGGAGAAAGAGAGTATTTCACAGCAGGAAGATGATACTGCTATGAGTGGTACTGAGCAGGCACATAGTTCTGGTTCTCGTTGTGCTTCACCTGAAGACTCCAGAAGTAGGAAGACATCAATAGAACTGGTGCAAGATTCGCCATCGGATATTTTTCAGAAATCAGGCAAGAACGCTAACAAGAAGTCTGAGGATCTACTTAAAGATGGTTGTATAATAGCCTTACATGCAAGGGACAGTTCCATGCTGCATGTCTCGAGACAAAGGGTAAAAGGGGGTGGTTGGTTCCTGGACACAATGCGTAATGTAACCAGAAGAGATCCTGCAGCTCAGTTCCTTGTTGTTTTTGGAAGCAAG GACACTATCGGACTACGATCGCTTGCAGCTGGTGGGAAATTGTTGCAG ATAAATAGAAGGATGGAATTTGTATTTGCTAGCCACAGCTTTGATGTATGGGAGAGTTGGTCATTAGAAGGTCCCTTGGAGGATTGTAGGCTGGTTAACTGTAGAAATACACag GCCGTTTTGGATGTCCGAATTGAAGTTTTGGCTACCGTTGCAGACGATGGAGTTTTGCGTTGGCTTGAGTAG
- the LOC130811362 gene encoding chlorophyll a-b binding protein CP26, chloroplastic produces MASVAASTAAACLGKSELLGNQLNLRNAAPAPAPTAATQSAGTSKIVALFGKKKAAPAPAPTKAKTAASSSIDDELAKWYGPDRRIFLPDGLLDRSEIPEYLNGEVPGDYGYDPFGLSKKPEDFAKYQAYELIHARWAMLGAAGFIIPEAFNKFGANCGPEAVWFKTGALLLDGNTLNYFGKNIPINLIFAVIAEVVLVGGAEYYRIINGLDLEDKLHPGGPFDPLGLANDPDQAAILKVKEIKNGRLAMFSMLGFFIQAYVTGQGPVENLAAHLSDPFGNNLLTVISGAAERAPTL; encoded by the exons ATGGCTTCAGTGGCGGCTTCAACGGCGGCGGCTTGCTTAGGTAAGTCGGAATTGTTGGGAAACCAACTTAACTTGAGAAATGCGGCTCCGGCTCCGGCTCCAACAGCCGCCACACAGAGTGCTGGAACTTCAAAGATAGTGGCTTTATTTGGTAAGAAAAAGGCGGCTCCGGCTCCGGCGCCGACTAAAGCTAAGACGGCTGCATCTTCGTCCATTGATGATGAGCTTGCTAAATGGTATGGTCCTGACCGTAGGATCTTTTTGCCTGATGGTCTTTTGGATCGCTCTGAAATCCCTGAATACCTTAATGGAGAAGTTCCTGGAGA CTATGGCTATGATCCTTTTGGTCTCAGCAAGAAGCCAGAAGACTTTGCTAA atACCAAGCATATGAGTTGATTCATGCCCGTTGGGCCATGCTTGGAGCAGCTGGGTTCATTATTCCAGAAGCATTCAACAAATTTGGTGCAAACTGTGGCCCTGAAGCTGTTTGGTTCAAG ACTGGTGCTCTATTGCTTGATGGCAACACCTTGAACTACTTTGGAAAAAACATTCCCATCAACCTTATCTTTGCTGTTATTGCTGAGGTTGTTCTTGTTGGTGGTGCTGAGTACTACAGAATCATCAATGGATTG GATTTGGAAGACAAGCTACACCCAGGAGGCCCATTTGACCCATTGGGCTTAGCAAATGACCCAGACCAAGCAGCCATATTGAAGGTGAAGGAGATCAAGAACGGAAGACTTGCTATGTTTTCAATGTTGGGCTTTTTTATTCAGGCCTATGTTACAGGCCAAGGCCCAGTTGAGAATTTGGCAGCTCATCTAAGTGACCCATTTGGAAACAACTTGCTTACTGTTATTTCTGGAGCAGCTGAAAGAGCTCCTACTCTgtaa